The Sphaeramia orbicularis chromosome 16, fSphaOr1.1, whole genome shotgun sequence genome window below encodes:
- the LOC115435782 gene encoding sodium-dependent neutral amino acid transporter B(0)AT3-like, protein MSKDEQTMKAGNTEQMEANGPKEIIERPKWDNKVQYLLTCIGFAVGLGNVWRFPYLCQTYGGGAFLIPYCIALVLEGLPLLHMELAIGQRLRMGSVGVWNSITPYMGGLGVASLLVSFLVGLFYNMILAWILWYFFHSFQNPLPWRDCPVNANLTGYVTECEESSPVNYFWYRTTLNISPNIETSGSIEWWLVLCLATAWCLVYICFIRGIETIGKAIYVTATFPYLVLTIFLIRALTLSGAADGLVYLFTPNWETLKNPKVWLDAATQIFFSLSLAFGGLIAFSSYNPQKNNCERDALIVGCVNSLTSLYASIPIFAILGFKANENYNTCRNINILKLTNAFNIGDENITLENYDEWLNHLNATNPMEVESLNLKTCDLQTFLDQSASGTGLAFIVFTEAVIKMPGSQVWSVLFFVMLFSLGLSSMFGNLEGVLTPLLDLHMVPPWLPKEIFTGLICLTSFTVALIFTLSSGNYWLEIFNSNVGSMPLLIIAFFEIISVVYIYGINRFNDDIEWMSGHRPNIYWQATWRFISPFMLFAVFVAYVVVEAEKRPTYNTWNPNYVHFPLADVLYYPEWVYVICVLLSVIPVVSIPLVAFYHFGRFLKKTIMNRHNQNPYAVEISFGDL, encoded by the exons ATATTTGCTAACATGCATAGGATTTGCTGTGGGCCTTGGTAATGTGTGGAGATTTCCATATTTGTGCCAAACATATGGTGGAG GGGCTTTTTTGATTCCTTATTGCATTGCTTTGGTGCTGGAGGGTCTTCCTCTGCTGCACATGGAGCTGGCCATCGGGCAACGGCTCCGCATGGGAAGTGTTGGTGTGTGGAATTCTATTACCCCCTACATGGGAGGTTTAG GTGTGGCTTCCTTACTTGTATCCTTTCTGGTTGGTCTGTTCTACAACATGATCCTGGCCTGGATCCTCTGGTACTTCTTCCATTCCTTTCAAAACCCTCTTCCATGGCGGGACTGCCCAGTAAACGCAAACCTTACAG GATATGTGACTGAATGTGAGGAGAGTTCACCTGTGAACTACTTTTGGTATCGTACAACACTGAACATATCACCAAACATTGAGACCAGTGGGTCTATAGAGTGGTGGCTGGTGTTGTGTCTTGCAACTGCCTGGTGTCTTGTGTACATCTGCTTCATTCGAGGAATTGAGACAATTGGAAAG gctATTTATGTCACAGCTACCTTTCCGTATCTGGTGTTAACCATCTTCTTGATCAGAGCGTTGACTCTATCTGGAGCAGCAGATGGTTTAGTTTATCTCTTCACTCCAAAT TGGGAAACCCTGAAAAATCCTAAGGTCTGGTTGGATGCTGCCACTCAAATCTTTTTCTCCCTGTCTTTGGCTTTTGGAGGACTCATTGCTTTTTCCAGTTACAATCCACAGAA GAATAACTGTGAGAGAGATGCCCTAATTGTTGGTTGTGTGAACAGCCTTACATCATTATATGCTTCAATTCCTATTTTTGCCATTCTTGGATTTAAAGCAAATGAAAACTACAACACCTGTCGAAACAT AAACATATTAAAATTGACAAATGCCTTTAACATCggtgatgaaaacataactcttGAAAACTATGATGAGTGGTTGAATCATCTTAATGCAACTAATCCCATGGAAGTTGAAAGTCTCAATCTAAAGACCTGTGACCTGCAGACTTTCCTTGATCAG AGCGCCTCTGGAACCGGACTGGCCTTCATTGTGTTCACTGAGGCTGTGATTAAAATGCCAGGGTCCCAGGTGTGGTCGGTGCTTTTCTTTGTCATGCTCTTCAGCCTGGGCCTGTCATCCATGTTTGGAAATCTGGAGGGGGTTCTCACTCCTCTGCTAGACCTGCACATGGTTCCACCCTGGCTTCCTAAAGAGATTTTTACAG GCTTAATATGCCTCACCTCCTTCACTGTGGCTCTTATCTTCACTTTGAGCTCTGGAAACTACTGGCTGGAGATTTTCAACAGCAATGTTGGATccatgcctctgcttatcatagCGTTCTTCGAGATCATCAGTGTGGTGTACATCTATGGAATAAACAG GTTTAATGATGATATAGAATGGATGTCAGGCCATAGACCAAATATTTACTGGCAGGCGACTTGGCGCTTCATCAGCCCTTTCATgctttttgcagtttttgttgCATATGTTGTGGTTGAAGCTGAAAAACGACCGACATACAACACCTGGAACCCCAATTAT GTGCACTTCCCCCTGGCTGATGTTCTGTACTATCCTGAATGGGTTTATGTGATCTGCGTGCTCCTGTCCGTCATTCCTGTCGTTTCCATTCCTCTAGTGGCATTCTACCACTTTGGGAGATTCCTGAAGAAGACCATCATGAACAGGCACAACCAAAATCCATATGCAGTGGAAATCAGTTTTGGAGATCTGTAA